The region CCCGGACTCACCGCCGAGCGGTTCCTGGCAGACCCGTACGGGCTGCGGCCGGGAGCGAGGATGTACCGCACGGGCGACCTGGCGAGCTGGCGTGCGGACGGCACCCTGGAGCTCCACGGGCGCGCCGACGACCAGGCGAGGCTGCGCGGTGTACGGATGGAACTGGGCCAGACCCAACCTGAAATTCTGCCGACATTGGCTCGATAGCCGTGAAATACGGCGCCAAAGTGCTTGCGATATGACGAGAATATAGCTGCCGGATAGGCGACACCTCAAGAATGTCAAGGAGCACGTCGAGCATTCGACGCGATCAAGGTTCGGGAGGTGACAGTCGTGTCGGAGCCACCATTCTCAGGAATTCTTTCGACCGTGGGGAACACCCCGCTCGTGGAATTGGAGAGGCTACTGCCGGGGTTTGAGGCCCGGGTATTCGCCAAGATAGAGAGATTCAATCCGGGCGGCAGTATCAAGGACCGGTCCGGGCTCAGCATGCTGAGCAGCGCGATCGAGAGCGGCGAGCTGGTGCCCGGCCGCTCCGTGGTGGTCGAGTCCAGCTCGGGGAACCTGGCGGTCGGACTCGCCCAGATATGCCGCTACTTCGGGTTCCGCTTCATCTGCGTGGTGGACGGAAAGACCACGGAGCAGAACCTGGCGATCCTGCGCGCCTACGGCGCCGAGATCGAGGTGGTGACCGAGCGGGACGAGCTGACCGGCGAGTACCTGCCGATGCGGCTGCGCCGCGTGCGGGAACTCGTCGCGCGGACGCCGTACGCGTTCTGGCCCAACCAGTACGCCAACCTGCTCAACCCGCAGGCACACGAGAAGACCATGGGGGAGATAGCGCGCGCCCTCGACGGCCGGGTGGACTACCTGTTCTGCTCGGTCAGCACCTTCGGCACGTTGCGGGGCTGCGCCGACCACATCCGCAAGCAGGGGATGGACACCACCGTCGTCGCGGTGGACGCCGAGGGCAGTGCCATCTTCGGCCTGGAGTCCACCCGCCGTCTCATCCCCGGGCACGGGGCGTCGGTCGTGCCGGCCCTGATGGACCCGACCGCCGCCGACCGGGTCGTCCACGTCTCCGACCTGGACTGCGTGGTGGCCTGCCGCAAGCTCATCCACCGCGAGGCCATCCTGGCCGGCGGCTCGTCCGGGGCGACCGTCGCCGCGCTGGCCCGGCTGAGGGACGAGATCCCGGCCGACTCGACCGTCGCGCTCGTCTTCCCCGACGGCGGCGACCGTTATCTCGACACGATTTATTCCGACACGTGGGTGCGCCGACATTTCGGTGAAGTCGCGCACCTCTGGAAGGACTGAACCCCGTCATGCTCATCATCCGGCACTCCGAGGTCGGGCAGATTCTGAACGGCCGTGAACTCGAGAACATCGAGGCCGTCGCGGACGCCTACCGCATTCACGCACAGGGCGACACCGCGGTGCCGCACTCCATATTCCTTCGCTTTCCCGGACAGCCGCGCAATCGCATCATCGGCCTGCCCGCCTACCGGGGCGGAGAGAAGCCGGCCGCGGGTATGAAGTGGATCTCGTCCTTCCCGGCCAACATCGACCGGGGCATTCAGCGCGCCAACGCGGCGATCATCCTCAACTCCCTGGAGACCGGCCGCCCCGAGGCGCTCGTCGAGGGCTCGCTGATCTCCGCCAAGCGCACCGCCGCCAGCGCGGCGCTCGCCGCCGAACTGCTCACCCGCGACCGCCGCCCGGACGGCCTCTCGCTGATCGGCTGCGGCGTCATCAACCTGGAGATCCTGCGCCACACCCGGGCGGCCGTCCCCGGCCTCAAGACCGTGACGCTGTACGACAGTTCGGCCGAGCGGGCCGCTTCGTTCGCCGCCCAGGCGGCCGAGGCCGCCCCGGAGGCGCGGGTGGTCACGGTCTCCACCGCCGAGGAGGCGCTCGCCGCCCAGGGCCTGGTCTCCATCGCGACCTCCGCCATCGAACCGCACCTGGACCTGAGGGCCGCCGTGCCCGGCACGGTCGTCCTGCACATCTCGCTGCGCGACCTGCTGCCCGAGTCGCTGCTCGACGCCCACAACATCGTCGACGACGTCGACCACGCGCTGCGCGAGCGCACCTCGCTGCACCTGGCCGAGCAGCTCGCGGGCCACCACGACTTCATCGACCCGACGATCGGCGAACTCCTCCTGGGCGAGGGCACGTTCACCCCCCAGTCGGGCCGCACGATCGTCTACGCGCCCTTCGGTCTAGGCGTCCTCGACATCGCGCTGGCCGACGACGTGCTGACCACGGCCCGGCAGAAGGGGCTGGGCGTGGAGGTGGAGGGCTTCCTGCCGTAGCCCCGGCCGCTCGGCGGCGTACCGGCATCACCTGAACGACGACACGAGAGGAAAGCAACCATGACCGACCGCAACGGCTGGTCGCCGCTGGAGATCACTCCGGGC is a window of Streptomyces sp. NBC_00271 DNA encoding:
- the sbnA gene encoding 2,3-diaminopropionate biosynthesis protein SbnA → MGNTPLVELERLLPGFEARVFAKIERFNPGGSIKDRSGLSMLSSAIESGELVPGRSVVVESSSGNLAVGLAQICRYFGFRFICVVDGKTTEQNLAILRAYGAEIEVVTERDELTGEYLPMRLRRVRELVARTPYAFWPNQYANLLNPQAHEKTMGEIARALDGRVDYLFCSVSTFGTLRGCADHIRKQGMDTTVVAVDAEGSAIFGLESTRRLIPGHGASVVPALMDPTAADRVVHVSDLDCVVACRKLIHREAILAGGSSGATVAALARLRDEIPADSTVALVFPDGGDRYLDTIYSDTWVRRHFGEVAHLWKD
- the sbnB gene encoding 2,3-diaminopropionate biosynthesis protein SbnB, which produces MLIIRHSEVGQILNGRELENIEAVADAYRIHAQGDTAVPHSIFLRFPGQPRNRIIGLPAYRGGEKPAAGMKWISSFPANIDRGIQRANAAIILNSLETGRPEALVEGSLISAKRTAASAALAAELLTRDRRPDGLSLIGCGVINLEILRHTRAAVPGLKTVTLYDSSAERAASFAAQAAEAAPEARVVTVSTAEEALAAQGLVSIATSAIEPHLDLRAAVPGTVVLHISLRDLLPESLLDAHNIVDDVDHALRERTSLHLAEQLAGHHDFIDPTIGELLLGEGTFTPQSGRTIVYAPFGLGVLDIALADDVLTTARQKGLGVEVEGFLP